The Cynocephalus volans isolate mCynVol1 chromosome 12, mCynVol1.pri, whole genome shotgun sequence sequence AATTCTCTTGACAGTCCATTTCACAGAATACCCACtaaattcttaatattttccaTAACTTGATTCCTTTGTTAGTTTTATTAGTCTGGATTAGGGGTCAACAAACTATAGGCTTTGGGCcaaatatgtctgtttttataaacagacttactggaacacagccacactcatctatccattgtctatggctgctttcacactataaAGGCAGAATGAtcttcaaagcctaaaatacttggTATCtaggccctttacagaaaaagtttaccaaCCCCTGACATGTAATAATAAAAGGTAACTTTTACGTgttgctttgtgccaggcactgtgcataaagaagtttttaaattttatcttatttattcttcaCAACAACACTATGAAGTCAGCACTATCACTACCCTTTTTTTACAGAAGGGAGAACAGAGACACAGATTAGTTTACTCAAAATCACATAGCCagggagtggcagagccaggattcaaaacccCAGGTCTagggctggctcgtggctcactcgggagagtgcagtgctgatagcaccaaggccaggggttcggatcctacaaagggctggcccgtggttcacttgggagagcgtggtgctaacaacaccaagctaagggttaagatccctttacatgtcatctttaggaaaaaaaaaaaacaaaaaaacccaagtcTAATTCCACTGGTTCTCAACCAGAAAAGGTAATGAGAAAGGATATAAATATTCTCCCAAAATTCTTAAAAGGGAAGTAATCAGAATTAATAATTTAGTTTAGAAGCATTCAAATGCTTCAGGATTTATAGTCAGCAgtaaaaaattagttaaaaaaagaaacaaaaaacaaacaaacaaaaaaaccccacctgcCATCATGCAAAAGATTCGGCAAAAAGCCCCTCCAGATAAAGTTTTCAGCCAATCAttagaaaaattactttaaaaatatattccaattAACTTTAAATAcagaacaaaaaattaagaaggggctatttttatttgtatggtCAGATGATACATACAGAAGGAAATTAGATTAGCACACATGAACTACTTTGCTTGTAAAAACCCACAGAGAAAATGGTTTGACTTCGAGCACCAAGTTTTAAAACACTAGCTTTTATCACTATTTTTGGTTGTAATGAATATACAACTGAATTACCTATCACtggttattttattaaataagcaaATTTGCAGACCAAACCACCCTGCTAAAAAACATGCTGCTTCCAAATTAGACAGCTAATAATCCAAACGGTGAAAAGAATTAATATGGATTCTTACTTCACAAAGGAGGGACATAAAaggtttatgtttttgtttttgttttttttaacctctctcaCCTATGCTTTTACTTTGTGTTTTTCAatgcaattaattaaaaaaactaaaagaagatTATGTaggttaaagaataaaaattattacaatgaTAGGGAGGTAACAGGGGAACTGGGAGTCGATACAGTTGTCTGTGgaagaactggaaaaaaagaacattccACTCAGGATTACCTAGAGATTACCACATATCAAACTagaaaatataacacaaataAGGACATCTGATGAGAACTGAGAATCAGATGACACTTAGCCAAGAGATCTACTGCactggcaccaaaaaaaaaaagtctcacaaTATGCTCTTCACCAAGGAACATTAACATGACACTCTGCAATGTTTATCTCAGTTCCCTCAGGAATTCAGTCATGCAAACAGACCACGTCTCTTTTGGAtctaaaataatgataaacaTTTCATCATAGTGTGccagaaaagaaaccaaaaggtTGCTCTGCAGTTTCAATAAATGACTGACGAGTACCATCAGTGAGCATTCCTCGGGTGCCCAAAGCACAATGCCACAAAAACATGGGTTTCTGATAGAAGAGCTTTGGTCCAAGTATGTAATACAACTGCATCAAGTTCACAAGAGGCTATCTAAAAATGttgtagaagaaaggaaaaagagtacAGTGAATTCCTAAGAATgaaatcactttaaatataacAGGAGAGCTTAACAACAAAGCCCTGTAGTTAATCTTTTTGAAATGTGATTAGTCACTCTCTAATTTAtatgaatttcataaaattttgtttccatgtactaaagtttttttaaaatttaaaaatttaaatacatttaattgtGTATTGAAAATTCTGAAAGcaaatacagtaaaatttaaaCAGTAATTATCTCCAGGTGATGAGATTCTGTATGATTTTTACAGCTGAcctttgaacaacatgggtttgaaatGTGGGTGGTCCACACATAAGCAgatttttcttcaacaaatacatGTACAGTTAATGTATTTCCTCTTAATGATTTTCTTAGCCTTTGCTTTcatctagcttactttattgcaTGAGTACAATATGTATTACAGGTACGAAACGTGTGAATCGACCGTCTATGTTATTAAGTAAAGGCTTCTGGTCGACAGCAGGCTATTAGTGGTTAAGTTTTGGCAGAGTCAAAAGTATATGCCAATTTTTGACTGCACAGTGTCCCTAATCCTGGCGTTGTTCAAGGGTCAGCGATATGTTTTTCCATAGGCTTTACTgggttttataaattttctataaCTTATAAAAGATCTTTTTTCCTGAGTGTAAAAATAATAGATGTTCACTACGGAACATCAAGAAAATAACTAagtgtaaagaaaaaagtaaaaattatactGATTTTTCTCAATTTGAAGGTAATAACCACACAGAGCAGATTCCTaccaaaataagataaaataaaagttgtCAGCTGCCTAGATAAATTATGAAACTATGAGCAGGATTTTCTAGCCTTAAAATCAATAACCTGTTTCCTTTCTCCAAAAGCAACTGGCAAATCAATGTATATTTGGTGGAGAGGGAGAAAACTATGTCCTGgttagattaaaaaatttttggaagaCTTATTCCCACCTTATCTTATTTGCACGGACAACAATTTGCCACGGACAGGGACAAGAAACAATGTACCTCAGGCCTCATCAAAGAGAGGAGGGAGTCTGGGGCGCAGGGCAGCTGAGCATTACTGAACAGCATGTGTAATGTCAGTGGCTCTGGCAAGATGCTGCCTCAAGGTGAGTCATTCCTTCACCAGGTTTCACACTCCAACCAGATCTGAGAAATTACCTGGGAtgctaaaatacagattcctCTGTTTTTGAATAAGATGTGTACATTTTCACTGCCATGGTAAGGAAAAGCTAAAAGCAAAGATAGAATTAACTAAATGTATcaacataatgagatatcatatgccattaaaatttaaaataaggggctggcccgtggctcactcgggagagtgcggtgctgataacaccaaggccatgggttcggatcccacacagggatggctggttagctcacttgggagagggtggtgctaacaacaccacgtcaagcgttaagatccccttaccagtcatctttttaaaagaaaaaaaatttttttaaataagactatGCAGACACTTCGATCTAAAGGAAATAATGTCATCTGATAAATGAATACAAAATGTTCACAATGTACACAATGATTACAACTGTTTATGTAAAAACAATTTATACACAACACTGAGGATCAGATGGGACATAAAAATCCCACTAGTATTTAGAACGAGGTACTGATGAGGTACTTCACCATTTCACTGTTTTGTTTATAGAAAGAGAATTATGGGTTCGCAGCCGCCGCCGCGCCGCCGTCGCTCTCTCCAATGCCAGCGCCGCCTCTCGCTCGCCGAGCTCCAGCCCGAGAAGTGGGGGTAAGTAAAGAGGTCTCTATACCATGGCTCGTACAAAGCAGACTGCCCGCAAATCGACCGGTGGTAAAGCACCCAGGAAACAACTGGCTACAAAAGCCGCTCGCAAGAGTGCGCCCTCTACTGGAGGGGTGAAGAAACCTCATCGTTACAGGCCTGGTACTGTGGCACTCCGTGAAATTAGACGTTATCAGAAGTCCACTGAACTTCTGATTCGCAAACTCCCCTTCCAGCGTCTGGTGC is a genomic window containing:
- the LOC134391876 gene encoding histone H3.3A — encoded protein: MARTKQTARKSTGGKAPRKQLATKAARKSAPSTGGVKKPHRYRPGTVALREIRRYQKSTELLIRKLPFQRLVREIAQDFKTDLRFQSAAIGALQEASEAYLVGLFEDTNLCAIHAKRVTIMPKDIQLARRIRGERA